CCTAAGTTGTGCTGATCGTATGGAGTGCATGCACCGAATCGAACATTGTCATGTTCCCTCGTACTTAGATGTACGTGTCAAGTACCCACGATAAGTACACACATTTCCCTCGCCGGCATAATTTGTTTACTTGGCATACGTAGTGGGTGCCTTGCAACTGGAAATGATGGCTGTGGATCGTGGTGTCGCATATGGGAGCATGTGGCTGACGCCGCAGCATGGCCGTATTATACGATAGATTCGTATGGCTTGTAGCTAATTCTATAGTTGTACATGGACCGTATTAGGCAAGGTGATCCCCTGGCGTCTTTGCTTTTTAATACTGCAGTTTATGTGTTTTCTAGAATGCTCTTTAAGGGCTGCAGTGAGACAGGTTTAATCAGAGGCTTATGCTCGGATTTTATTCCAAGGAATAGTTAGTGTGTGCAATATGTGGATGATACCCTCTTGTTCAAGAAAATAATGATAGGGTAGCTATTAATTTTAAATGAAACCTTAATTGATTTGAGAAACTATCTGTGATGTGTATTAGTTATCACAAAAGTAGGTTGATTGGCATAAACATGGAACATGTATACATACTCCATTTTTTTTTGTCATTTTTCAATGGGTGAAGGGAAATTCCCGGTTAAATATTTAGGGCTCCCTTTGCATTTTGAGAAATTAAAGATCAAGACTGGATTCTTGTCGATCAGTTCATGACACTGCTGAGCTCAAGTCGCCACTGGAACTGAAGCCGGACTAATCTCTCAACCTTTCAGTTGGATTGTACTACGTATCTCTTTTGCTTTGTGTTGCCGTGTTGCTGAAAACTCTTCTAGCTTAGTAGCAGTTGGGCGGTTTTGAGTGGTCTCGCTACGGCGCACCCTTTCCCCCGGCAAAATAAAAACTTGCAGAACTGAAGTTTATCTTCCTTCTGTTTTAGTTCCCGTTAAGGATTTCTATAAAATACTATGGTTTCGTTTTTCAATGGAAAAGAAAGGCAGAAGCGGTCTCTATATTAGTCTAAGAAAAAGAACGGTTCGTTTTCAGATTAGCTGTGCATCACAATGAGTATGCCGAAACTTAGGGTCCTCTCAAATTTAATCTAGCCTAATTAATCCAAGAACATGTATCAAAAGCAGTACTGGTTGGAAGTACTTGATAGTCCACGGTTAGTACAACTAAGCACAAGAAAGGACGATCGATGCGTGCATCTGCCCCACCCATGTATACATCATTGAAGTAGTATATGTATTTTAGACTTATGTATTTAGCGGCATAAGAATAAGACCTGGTCTCTACATGTAATGATGTAATCGTGTTGATGATGTGATCTCGAACCTGAAATTAGGACGCACAAATTTCGGTTGAAACAGCCGCTCCAGTCCACTGCCATCGTATATGATTGCTCCCGTCGCCGGAGATTCTGGGGGCCGGCCGGGCCTCCGCATATGCATGTGCGACGGCCCGAAGCAGTGACACGTACATACATCGGTCGAGGTCATGGCGCTCCCGTAGCTCAGACGTCGTTGCACGAGCGGATGCTGGATCGTCGCGGCAAATTTTCAATCAGGGCGTCGACCCTGATGCCTTGTGGACATATACGATGCAGACGACTCGCCAAACCGTGCACtactaagagcatcttcagtcgcgtctCCAAAGCGTctcccaaagcaatttggggtgCGTCGGATCAAAAAATGGTTCCAGGGTGTCCTCTAAATCCGAATCTTGTCCGTCGCGGCTCGATACGGTGTTCGGCGCCCCGACGCTCCGGGCAcgtcggacacaacgaaaagcgaggcgaaccgacgtgggaccgacgcgtcagcggctcgtaaggctaaaaccccgtcgcctacctttggtcaagcgacgttaatggcgtccctgtttttgccaggcgacgcagggacgcgtctcatcgtgaatggccgcgtggccgtccgcgccggcgttattgcgtgcaaccacccgctgccgccgttgTACATTAAGACGCCCTGCGGTTCGTCTCTCACCGCTCCCAAACCTTCTCTTCGCCGCcgcccctcccagatcttctcctcgccgctccaaacaatgtcgacctcgtcctcccgcaagatcgccgcggcgaacggatTCGGCTGTGGCAGCCTAACCGTGCcagaggcgtgggcgctgtaccgcgCGGGATATCctatcccgccggacatgcgcctgccaagcagcggcgcctAGAGGATGGCCGCgaacggcattggcgtcccgccgccgccgaagccgggcaCGGAGCAATGGAGGGACGACATCAAggcccggcgggctcaactcaccgcccagGAACGGGTGGATCCGACATGGGCGGCCAAGGACAACGACGAGTGGTGGGCCACGTACTTCAAGACCAAGTACGACATCGAGATGAGCAGCACCATCGGCCTCATCGGCGGgccgaacagctggaacaaggacggccgcgccctgttctggggcgttccggggcgcaccctcgacaacgtcatccgtggcatccgcaacggcgcgcCAAAGTTGGAGACGCCTCCCTCACCGCCAGCGTCTCCTCGAGGAGGACCACCGCAATAGCAGCCGAGGAGgatgacgtactcgtcctcctcgaattcttcttcctcaggaccggcccggtcgacgccgtcctcgtcgtaccgctcggcgccctacaccgtccccaaacgggaggtgaaggaggagccggcgacgcccgtcaacacgaggtgtggcggcagcggcagccggcggcagcaagagAGGCGTGGCggtgccctcctcatcccgaagccggaggtgaatgaGGACCGGAGGAAGCGTTGCAGGCGGCGCTGctagcggagtacgagcggcagcagcggctcatcgctagcagcgacgaccccgaggactgcctagGATTACAGGTGGGGTGCTTGGCGTcgatgaacgacaaggacgcctggaggggcgacatcgacagggcgatcgccatgtccatccgcgactccggcaagccgctcgtggacctcaccgacgacggcgcagaaccaagcggcttggtgaaggacaagcccgtcgacgagcccgacgagcgcgtcaagcaggaggttgtcaccgacgacatgtacagcTTCCGTCAATACTAGGAcgtctccggccgccgcaagtaattctatattaggtttagtttaaatttagtcaaatttcgttcgaatctatgtaaatatatgccaagtttggatgaatctatcgaatctcgcttaagtttaaaattttcaaaattttgtttggggaacgcgactagggagcgacgtccccaaacgcggcacgaacgaaacgcgTCCCCCACACGCTCAATCTGGCgcgatttgggggacgcgacaGGAGATGCTCTAAATTACCGCAGAGATCAAAACTAATGCAATGCTCAATTTTGAAGGAAGAAAGGTAAATACACTCCAGAAGTACTGGGAAATTTGATGATCTTTAATTTGGGGATTATATAAAATTAATATgggtgtgtctatgtctcagttgactgagattttcttaagtctcagtcaactcagaaaagtgcaactgcagttcaaagaaaagtgcaactcagtccagttgcacatttctggcagaaaagtgcaattgcactttttaacagaaaagtgcaactcaagtagacttagacttaagaaaatctcagttgactgagacatagcaaaaccgaatTAATATACCTAGTTCACAAAAAACGTaagaaatatatagagcaaaGTATTTGGGGGAGAATTCTAGTGTTAACATATCTTGCAATGTGGAGATATGGTCCTACGTACATGTGTGAAGAATCTAATGGCATTATTCTACACGTTCCATAGGTGCATTTACCTGCCATGTAAATAGCTAAATAGTGCTACCAAGCTCGAACAGTTTTCAAGATGGGCACTAGATTTGGAATAGCCTAGAGGTAGGTACCAAATAAGAGTCGTAGTTTCCACCCCATGTAATTATTTGCTTGATTATTGCTCTAGgtagtatatacatgattttttcctgTAATCCATGTTTTTCTAACATTTATTTCTTCACTTCTGTTTCAATATAAGAACATTATAGTCGCTTTGGGAGAAGCGCCTAGTGTTAAATAAGATAGCATTAGATAAAAAGGAGTGATGGAGTAGATTAAGTAGAGTGTGCTGGTAGTTGTGTAACCATGTATATTATGGTGGCTCACTTAGTGTGTATTCTCCAAAAATAGTTTCCCACAACTTAGAGAACACATCCTTATGAAGAAAGTTTAATGACTATCGAAATAACTAGTCGTTGTGTCTCAATATGTTTTTCTAATTTACCAAATTATAGTTTGAATATATTTAAATAAGGCATGGATACTAATTGTGAATAAAAGAATATGTTTATAAAATAAAGTGTGTATTAATTAAAATGCCGATACAATTCTTGGTTATTTCTTTTTATGCCCGCGACTCAGAACTGCTGGATAAGCTCGTAAATTGGACACACACTCGAGTATGAAAGGGCAACGTCCAGCCACCACAACATTTGACATAAACCTGGAACAACGaaagaaaaaccctaacataGGCGATCTAAAAGTGAAGGAAATAGGTTAGATAATTTGTATGAATAAATTACAATGAAGTTAATTTTGAGAAATAATAACATCCACTACGGGAAAGCCAGGCATTGCCGTGCGGCACTTTGCACGGCAAAGGAGCCTAaatgcacggcaaagcctttgccgtgcgtgcacgcacggcaaagagtgGACGGCAACGAACCCGACGGCAACgacgcctttgccgtgcgcgtcGACATTTTGCACGGCaatggcctttgccgtgcgcgccCTGGGCTGCCGTGCGGCAGGCGCTTTGCCGTGCGCatcgcctttgccgtgcgtgcacgcctttgccgtgcgagcCGACGTTGCCGTGCGGCCACCTCGTTGCCGTGCGGCACAACGTTGCCGTGCGGTGGGCTTTGCCGTGCGGTGGGCTTTGCCGTGCGatgggctttgccgtgcgccagcacaccagcacgcacggcaaaggcccctcCAGGCACGCCCAGCAGCTTCCCAGGACTACAGGCTGCGGCCACGTGGCTCCTTTGCCGTGCGggtgcacacggcaaagtgaccaaaagtcctttgccgtgtgcacacgcacggcaaagggccctgtttttttcatttttttgctgttttttgcGTATTCCCTGCATTTTAAATATAGCAATTGATAATATAGCATATACAACATATAATCTTCAACATAACATCACCAGACACTACGGGAACACACAAATACATCAACCGCACATATTCATGCATACAATGCATTACATAGAGTCCATAGTCCATCCACACAAGTTACATAGAGTCCATATATAGTGCAATGTCCATTATTACAATCCATTACAAGCATACAATCCGACAAAGTGCACaaagaccatgccatcaaccttgtcctcctccgcttccgccggcctcattgtcattgccttgtgacataaaatctataagcaggttgatggaatgaacatttgcatttgcatattgaacacttgaacaagcacaagtagcgggttgggcacaagcgtaggaggactcaccgaggttcatgctccggatgatgttcatgttgttgacGGTGATAAGTGTCCCCGGGGTatgagtgggcggtggcggcatccacggcaaagagtaaggtggaggaggaagactccccggtggagaagacagagccgtctggctcatcagccagctcatctgtgcctg
This region of Lolium perenne isolate Kyuss_39 chromosome 2, Kyuss_2.0, whole genome shotgun sequence genomic DNA includes:
- the LOC139835358 gene encoding uncharacterized protein isoform X2; the protein is MAAKEQAAQEQRAQMEQQILQYQQQQTQMMQQMQQQQQMMQQQQAQMSWLMSQTALSSPPGSLPPPPYSLPWMPPPPTHTPGTLITVNNMNIIRSMNLGNDNEAGGSGGGQG
- the LOC139835358 gene encoding uncharacterized protein isoform X1 — protein: MAAKEQAAQEQRAQMEQQILQYQQQQTQMMQQMQQQQQMMQQQQAQMSWLMSQTALSSPPGSLPPPPYSLPWMPPPPTHTPGTLITVNNMNIIRSMNLDFMSQGNDNEAGGSGGGQG